AGGTGAGTCTGGCGGCCGAGATCGGCGCGATCGGGGTGGTCGTGCACGGGGGCCATGTGCTCGCCTCCGACGACGACGCGGCCGGCTTCGACAACTGGCGCAAGTGCGTGGACCGGCTCGAGGCCGAGGTGCCGATCTTCATCGAGAACACCGCCGGCGGGGACAAGGCGATGGCCCGCGGTGTGGAGAAGGTCGCCCGGCTGTGGGACGCCATCGGCGGGGCCGAGGGCGGTGACCAGGTGGGCTTCTGCCTCGACACCTGCCACGCCTATGCCGGCGGGGAAGAGCTCGCCGGCCTCGTGGACCGGGTCAGGGCCGTCACCGGGCGCATCGACCTCGTCCACGCCAACGACAGCCGCGACGCCTTCAACTCCGGGGCCGACCGCCACGCCAACCTGGGCCAGGGGTCACTGCCCGGGGACGACCTCGTGGAGCTCGTCCGCCAGGCCGGTGCGCCCGTGGTGGTCGAGACACCGGGCGGGGCAGCCGAGCACACGGCCGACCTGGACTGGT
Above is a window of Ruania suaedae DNA encoding:
- a CDS encoding deoxyribonuclease IV, giving the protein MAVLGAHVDQADPIAAATARGAQLAQIFIGDPQAFKGHAVGYPDGPAALKQAAQEAGITLVVHAPYVINVATTNNRIRIPSRKMLQQQVSLAAEIGAIGVVVHGGHVLASDDDAAGFDNWRKCVDRLEAEVPIFIENTAGGDKAMARGVEKVARLWDAIGGAEGGDQVGFCLDTCHAYAGGEELAGLVDRVRAVTGRIDLVHANDSRDAFNSGADRHANLGQGSLPGDDLVELVRQAGAPVVVETPGGAAEHTADLDWLRERLG